TTCAACGGGCGCTTCGATGTCGCCAGCGGATGATCGACCGGACAGACGAAATCGAGCGGCTCTTGGAACAGAGGCTCGAAACTGAGCTGCGGCCGCTTGCTGGCAAGCACGCAAAGGCCAACCTCGACCATGCCGTTTTCCACCGCCTCGACGATGGCACTGGAATCGCTGTCGCGGACATGGATGTCGAAACTGCTGCCCTCGGCGCGAAGCTGGGCGATCGCGCGCGGCAGCAACGTCACGGCGACCGAAGGCACGCTTGCCACGTCGCAGCGTCCCTGCAGGTCCGCGGCGTAGCTGGTCATCGCCAGGCAGGCGCGATCGTAATGGGCGATCATGGCGCGCGCCTCGTCGAGCACGATGCGGCCGACCGGCGAGAGCGCGCCCTTGCGCTCGCTCTCGAACAGTGGCGCGCCGATATCGTCTTCCAGTTGCTTCAAGGTCATCGACACGGCGGACGGCGTACGGCCGATCTGATCGGCAGCGGCGCGCACGCCGCCGGTCTC
This region of Mesorhizobium sp. M2A.F.Ca.ET.046.03.2.1 genomic DNA includes:
- a CDS encoding LysR family transcriptional regulator, producing MTKTISLTGMRSFVAVCETGGVRAAADQIGRTPSAVSMTLKQLEDDIGAPLFESERKGALSPVGRIVLDEARAMIAHYDRACLAMTSYAADLQGRCDVASVPSVAVTLLPRAIAQLRAEGSSFDIHVRDSDSSAIVEAVENGMVEVGLCVLASKRPQLSFEPLFQEPLDFVCPVDHPLATSKRPLKWAQLEGESFIRNGAAEALGLAETEALAAGSKLTATNVSSNLAMVEAGLGVTILPRLCRWKCSHAVRFVPLADPRSSRRVGWIAREGRNLQPASLRFIECIRQQTQAGEKEFGYAAA